The Megalops cyprinoides isolate fMegCyp1 chromosome 9, fMegCyp1.pri, whole genome shotgun sequence genome has a window encoding:
- the LOC118783853 gene encoding uncharacterized protein C11orf53 homolog yields MQQVTSLTISLTSSQDVAVLNWPGSSGSACPGVPTSSLPHNRLSQPQTQPNLSDGFCPLKGNSYTRLPVTRDKSNECHVSAEYSKRVYQGVRVKHTVKDLLAEKRSRQTNVPRYSGGTSPSQPAFVQMPGSHVLPGYYGMRRPFIPDSDLCHPSKQFPAEVYPPSLGGKPLSCDPSSMTGYSSLIDSYYPESFGDYRSAAFSSGGSSLFPSSALSSLLPPFPGDSHFLLRDTWDQPGTDSVGQGEALCSDSLVPVASVESGSPSPYRTSSRPPALSSQSYSLHSLDEVHYSNPYPTPSSYACPTYMTAPHDLPSKLPSLSMEDSDSTSTPLTDTSSWPKDEGSGPWSAYEIRRSY; encoded by the exons ATGCAGCAGGTCACCTCGCTCACCATCTCATTGACATCTTCTCAGGATGTGGCAGTGCTGAACTGGCCTGGCTCTTCCGGGAGTGCCTGCCCTGGGGTTCCCACCTCCAGCCTGCCCCATAACCGACTCTCCCAGCCCCAAACTCAGCCAAACCTGAGCGACGGGTTCTGCCCCCTAAAGGGTAACAGCTACACACGCTTGCCAGTGACACGG GATAAATCTAATGAGTGCCATGTTTCTGCAGAGTACTCCAAAAGAGTCTATCAGGGTGTCAGAGTCAAGCATACGGTCAAAGACCTTCTAGCGGAGAAGAGATCCAGACAGACCAACGTGCCCAGATACAGT GGAGGAACAAGCCCTTCTCAGCCTGCCTTTGTCCAGATGCCAG gatcCCATGTGCTTCCTGGGTATTACGGCATGAGGAGGCCCTTCATACCCGACTCCGACCTCTGCCACCCCAGCAAGCAGTTCCCAGCTGAGGTCTACCCCCCCTCGCTGGGGGGAAAACCCCTCTCCTGTGACCCCTCCTCCATGACTGGCTACTCCTCCCTGATTGATAGCTACTACCCAGAATCCTTTGGAGACTACCGCAGTGCGGCCTTCTCCTCCGGAGGCagctccctcttcccctcctctgcccTATCCTCCCTGCTGCCTCCCTTCCCCGGAGACTCTCACTTCCTCCTG AGAGACACGTGGGACCAGCCTGGAACAGACTCTGTGGGCCAGGGGGAGGCGCTGTGCTCTGACAGCCTCGTCCCTGTGGCCAGCGTGGAGTCAGGGAGCCCCTCCCCCTACAGGACGTCCAGCCGGCCACCCGCCCTCTCCTCTCAGAGCTACTCCCTCCACTCCCTGGACGAGGTGCACTACTCCAACCCttaccccaccccctccagctATGCCTGCCCGACCTACATGACTGCCCCCCACGATCTGCCCTCCAAAttaccctctctctccatggAGGACTCCGACAGCACCTCCACCCCGCTCACTGACACCTCCTCCTGGCCCAAGGACGAGGGCTCTGGCCCTTGGTCAGCATATGAGATTCGGAGGAGCTATTGA